cgtgttGTTGTTTGCTGAATCACtaagacttattgtttgtttgtctttttaatttgtttcttgtaatgttgagagtacataaattatattaaagttgttgagagtaccttttgtttccggatattttttttccagtttagttgtgtgcgttaagtaataatttttattatccttattatttttgttatatgtttttattttatttttaaacttgttgctcttaccggacttttttaaaaaatacatgaagacttgtagaaataactataaaatgagtgacagttctgagtatttgggttttaatgagttttaaacgaatttatgtatttctcataagaagacaaaaTAGCATTGGCATGTTGACATTgggcatgtaagctattttcaaGAGGAGTGAggaggtggagatgttgttgccgctTTTGTGTATgtcgggattgtctcttgtatctcctaTTGTGgatgtgtttgtttatcttttatttgatgggtaaaatgtaaaaaaaagtcattgttagttgtatttatcaaagTTCATAAATTACTatgctttttttgtttaggtaatttcactgatcttggttgtcgtcttcgtcttcttcgttccgaaagtaagtttgtaaattgttaaatatctgaccgtgtagtttgtatttgtttagctaaCTGGATGtaatgtatgtgtcgttgcgaaagtaagtttgtattAAATAGCTGGCTGTGTAGTTTGTgtttgtttagctgactcgatcTATGTGTCGTTGACTTTTAGTTGAGATAAttgatttggtatatttgttttgaagtttatttctaagattagacaaaaaagaaAGGTGATCACTAATGATTCAtcttttttggaattctagtttttggtgttttgattgtttgggttgttgtggtttcttttaaactgtaaaataaaagtttgtgtaaaattagtttggtaagtaagggagataaatagacgaccacataatttgggtaggaaatattttttgattattgatgttagcacaatataaataataatataaaggaaATCGTGTGTTGGTTGATtttttcttacggatcaatgaggagacggataacaactcgagttgtttctttccTAAGGTCAGAGCTTTGGACATAAcggatttgcccaaccacatctgcgagtttaaatatcaatTATGATAacgaaacatattataaactcaaatgcaatatgataatatacgtgagagttctaggtttgtgttcgcaatcattTGGAAATTGTCAAACAGTCTAATTATGAATGGAAATTGATCTCAAGAGCACCCaagatgacttcatcaataatagttggtgaaatgaaacgaatgaggaataaatgatcaattatcttgtacatgcttgagcatctagcaacctcaaaacggtCGACTTTCACAATGAAACCGGCTTTCAAAGATGACATGTAATTAGAGATGTCAAATGGGCGGGTTGGGCGGGTTTGGGTGTGTCCGAATGGGCTTCATTTTTTGCTGGACATTTTTGGTCGAAGCCCAAATAGAACCATGTCCAAATGAGACCATAACCAAATAAGCCCATGATTTGTTGGGTTATCCATGGACGGCCCATATGCCCACttaatataaaaaacataatttcagTTCTAATGATGCAAAGATtcttaatttttcaattttaaagatGCTAGATACAGTtcaaaagatttataaatatgatatacttaatctttatgttttaaacttcatgtttcaaagttataaaaaacACAAGATaagttcaaaattataaaaaaaaacacacaagataAGGTCACAACTCACAAGATAAGTTCAAAGTGATAAAAAAACACACAAGTTCACACAACAATGAAAAGTGAAAATACATAAGTTCACAAATCACAAGTTCACAAGTcacaatattgttttataacAAAGAGAGTTTCATTTCTTCACTTGGTcaccaccttcttcttctttcttccaccatcttcttgttcttgttcttcttcttcatattcaccttcattttcttcattttcatctTCAGAATCACCTAACATATAATGATATCAACAAAAAGTCAAGAATCGATGATGAccatatcatatataatataacaaaaaatgaCTTTACTTAAACAAATGAGAGCGACTCTACTTAAACTGTCAAGCAATAAAGCTGAGCAATAAAACCAAACAAGCTAATTGAATATCAGTGTTCCAAGGAGAGCGACTCTACTTAAACAAATGATTCACACAAGACATAACAAGTGTCTGCAGAGAACAACCCTACTGCCCTAAAACCGAGCTTGTACAGATATCATTATTAGCTATCAAAATCAGTAGTCCCCTAACAGATGAGAGCTTGTACAGATGAGACGACTTACTCATCGGTTCAAAGCCGCGTAGCCAGTTTCTTGTACAGATGAGAGCTTGTACATCTCTCTCATTTGTCTTATACCAAAATATATCAAGTTGCCTACGTGCGTCGCTCAAGTTGAAGgcaagaaatattatttattatttaacagcACTAATGTTGTCAAAAAGAACACATCATATAAAATACGTTCTGAAACTATAGATTTAAGCAGCAACAAGAGGACTCACCTTGACTTGAATTTGTCAATCAAATGCAATAGGGAAGGGGAGGTGCAACATCAACAAAAGCAACAACAATAGCAGCTTCAAACTAGATGATTTTCCACCACCTAaccaaacaaagagaaaaaaaattgacatgATCTACTAAAGGCTAAACTCAATCATTAACACATAACACAATAGAAAGCAGATGACTTTAACGATTACCATAGGTTTTAAACAATGCCCAAATCATAAAGGTAAGAACTTTACAAAACCCAAAAGACAGATCCGATTCAATCAACAATCTCTCTGATTACAACAGGTAACAACCCATTCTCGAAACACTCTAAAGCAGATGACTTTAACAATTACCTACGAAGATGTTAAGCCTTATATTGAACGTGTGGCTAATGGAGAACCCTCAGATATCATCACGGGCGAACCTATTACTCATTTTTTCTTAAGGTATATACGTTGTCAAATTACAACAAGACAAAGAACCCATTCTCGAAACACACTTGAAAGCAGATGACTTTAAACGATTTATTACCTTAGGCTTTAAGTTAGAATCAACACCATCGAATCTGTAGCTAAAAATGAAAAGCCATAACACAAATCACACATAAACAGTTCAAAGATGACAAAATCAAACCTCGAGAGATGACGAAATCAGAGACAGCGAAGAAGAATCGAAGAAGAGCGAAGAGGACtcgaagaaggagaaggaaaatcgaagaaggagaagaagaatcgcaggagaagaagaagaatcgcaggagacgagaaaaaaaaaaaagaaatcgtgTTTTCCCCTAATTTCCTAACCCTAGACATTTAAGCTTATTGGGCTGCCCATTGTCCAACTGGTTAAGCCCAAATTTGGCCATAGATGTATTTGGGTTCACCCATTTGGACAAAAATTATTTATGGTTCAATATGGGCTTGTCCATTTCGGTCCATATCTATTTGGACACGGGCCACCCATTTATAGCCCACCCATTTGACATTACtacatgtaatgattagcacgtccggcgggaataaatccatgaatcacggaatctacaaatgatattatttaacaaagaatcaggaaatcaattaaaaacaattatattaaataagtgtgataaatcgaagattaacttaccttttcatcaaggaagtgaaccgtgattcccataaactcactgtctttcttgaagttcagggaatttCATAAGCGAGGAGGTTAGAGggtatgctctgactactacgaccaacacggagagactcgaaggttgagtgacggatgcCGGGAAcgccggtttgaggaactggagaggcagagagacattttctagaagatcgttaaagctaagaggaatcaatgagttttgtggagatgcagattgggttcatcaaagatgagaatcacatatatatgatttacagaaaggctacaaatcaggaacatttaagatcaagcgatttaagatggggagatgCAGAGTTCAccggtaaaaaaaaaagattacgaacagacacacggcgcaactttgtaactcagacttgtctgagacaatgatgaaaagaaccctaactcatgttaaacgaagacagtttacaatataaaaaaaccataattgtttttttttcatataacgtgatgaaccttatttaaaaatgaaactcataatacacttgtaggcccgaccCACAGAGAAAACTgaagaagcaaaggtttccgaccttcataaatatatattagtttcggccatcaatgtacaaagtatcttttagtttagtggtataaatgttgatgtttatatctcaatattCGGATTCGAACCACAAgtttgacactttttcacactttttaaaagttagACCCACCAAAATGCTGACGTGTGGCCTCAGGAAAGAGGAAACTgtactattatattatagattataAACATTAAGAGCTGAAACAATCGTTCGAACAATCAGACACGTCTGCTTTATAAAAGGCTTCCTCAATGAGTTTTCAATACATGTTAACAAGGcaatcatacaaaaaaaaaaaaattggattccCAGCAAAATATCTCTTTCCTCTCAATTCAATAGCCTAATAAAGAACCTTATATGATGCAAAGTGAGAAGAGATCAAAACACATGACACCAACCACATCTTTCAAGCCTTAAACTGTGATGCTTTAGACACATATGTTACCATCATGTATAGTAAacattataaacaaaaaaacatattccTCATAAAAATTTCTTACAACTTCCATGAATAAATTGATACTAACGCATCTAGCCAAATATCAAATTcattaaatacattttttttaaaagacaaaaaattgcaaaataaattacacaagtGAATAGTATAAATGGCAAcgatccgcgcgtagcgcgaaCACACCACTAGTATGTCATAATTGTTGGAATATGAATAAGACAAATGTATGCATCTTCTACTTCCCTTAGCCTTTCAACAACACATTCCCCACTCCTAACATCCACAACCACACAACGCGagcatatcatatatatatcgtCTGACTCATCCACATTCTCCGGAGATATACCATTGTCATGACAACAAGACCACttgagaaaaatattcccaGACAAATATAACCTAAAACAACattcaaataaaaagaatacAAGTACTTGCTTTAATCAACTTATGATCACCCATATGATCAACTTAATCTGTCATTAGTCCAACAACCACTTTTAATCTCTCCCTTCCATAAACCTATCAGGTACATCAAAACATTTATTACAAACACATTACAAACAAATTGAAACTTCCCACTACTAGTTGGTTCTATGAGCATGTCAGTCTAAAACGCAGGCAAAGTAGCCAATTGTGTAAGACTTTGACAAACCAAATTTTCATGTATAATGCTTAAGTTTGTAGTGATGAAATATGTCACATGTAGTAAAATGAACAAAACTTAAGTtcacccctagggtgaacctttaaattcaccttCCTTCTTATTACCAATCAAAATGCCAcgattaataattaaatagattaattttatttttaaaaaatctgaaataattaaaaaaaaaataatgacgtCAGTTTTAAGAACGCAACGCCACTAACTAAACCATAAggcctaaattataaaccttaaaccttaaatctaaaccgtataccctaaattctaaatccaaacatcaaaccaaaaacccgaaccctatattttaaacccaaatcctaaaccttaaaccttaaacccaaaccacAAACCCTAactcaaactctaaaccctaaacccaaactctatacCTCAaatccaaatcctaaaccctaaatccaaattgtaaaccctaaacccaaactttatatcttaaactcaaatcctagaccctaaacccaaaccgtaatccctaaatccaaaccccaaactcaaATCCTAGATCTAAATccttaacccaaaccctagACTCTAAACTCAAACCACATACCCAAACCTAATCTCTAGACTCGTTAATGTTGATGTTGttcttttagggtttaatgtttggGTTTATAGtctaggtttgggtttaggatctagggtttgagtttaaagtctacggtttgggtttagggtttatggtttgggtttaaagtttaaggtttaggatttgggtttaaaatatcttgtttgggtttaggatttagagtttgggtttagaatttagggtatagggtttagatttaaggtttatggtttagatttaaggtttaaagtttaaaatttaggatttagggttaagGGTTAAGTTAGTGGCGTTAGCATCATTAAAATTGGcgtcattatttttttcaatttttttaattttttaaaagagatttaagatatttaattaTGAGTCTATGTGGCATTTTTATTGGTAACAAGAGAGGATGTGAAAGTTGAACCTATGTTTTGTTCTAGTAAAATACAGTTACAACTAGATGATTTGCCCGCGATGCGGgcttaaatattttcataagtttttgaaaagttttttttacactatattcattactaaaataaatcttaaaataactcaatattatatttttaattatataactgaaatttttatttgattaatatttaactatataatttatgtttttaatgttttactaaaatactttttcagataacaatataatatatatataggaattatctttttttaattataatttttagattttggataattcaatattctatttttaattatataattaataattttatttgaataatatttagttatataatttatgtttttaacttttttactaaaagactttttcagataacaatacaatataccaaaattatctctttttaaaattatattctcagattttggataattcttattattattaattttaatcaattatctaatcaaataaattaaaattttatttttattttttaatttagttagacattttattcattaaaggtataaacgatattaaccgctctaacttttaacgtgagagctctattctaaaaatttacttcgtaaataatagtatagatttacaACGTACAAGTGGAATCCATTTTGTAATCgaaaatttgtttttgacataaatatgaaaaagtatataattatgtTTACTTATTAAGGACATGATAAATTTTTATCTCCCCCCAATTAACTATTACAAACATGAATATTATGAAATCTTCCTCACGGTAACAACAAACACAAAAGTAGACCGCAAGAAACAAAGCCTAATGCATGGAGAGATGATTCAAAGAATCAAAAACATCAGACCATATAAGTCATCCCAGCTTGCAAGATGTTCATATGAGGAACAGTGAGATTGGCAGCCCCAGCTCTGCAGTTTCTTCTCAGAAACGCATACAAGTAATTAATCACAAGCTTCTTCAAAAATATCGAATTCTTCTTCGCCCTCACATCTCCATGAGCCAGCAGATAAGTTAGCCCCGAGTCCGTGGCCTCTCTTAAAGCCGCAAGCTCATATTCCAGAGCTGGATCTTCCTCCATGGACGCCCCTACGCTTGAAGACGGCAAAACATCTGTCTCCAACTCTTGCTCTGCCTCTGGCTCAGACCGCTTTCCTCGGCGAATGAGAGGTGCCATGAGGTCGTCTGTGTAACTATCACTCGCAACGGAAACTCTATCTGGATCGAAATCAGTGAGAGTGCTCTCTAAAGCATCCTCTAACGCTTCGCATCTCAAGAACTTCTCTAGACTTTCAATGAGAAGCTGCTCAAAGACTCTAGAATCTTCTTTTCTGACATCTTTGTAACCGTACCTCGCGATACATCTGAACATGTGGTAGTCCTTAGGACAAACCCGTCTAAAGAGGAACCTCTCTTCTTGAGGAACAACCGGGACAGGGACATACTTGATGCAGACAAAGACGATCGTTGAGTGAATGGCGGGAAGAGTGAGCAAGAACTGTCCAAAAATGGAAGGAATGCCTTGAACAAGCTCGTTGTAAAGCAGTCCAATCCCGGGGATTCGAATCGTTCCAAGAGTTGAACCAAGCTCACGCATAAAGTCCATGGAGATTCTTTCCCGGACCTCGCTTTGGTACTTGAGCACGCTTCCGTAGTTCCAAATGTACATAATGGTGAGGAAGAAAGTGGCGAACACAAGCGGCACCCAACCGCCTTCCAGGATCTTGGTGAGAACCGCAAGCAAGTAAATGGTCTCAACGGATCCGAATACAAGCGGGAAACAAAGAGCAAGAAAGAGATTGGTTTGCCAAATGAGAAGCATCACTAGTGTTACCAACACTGTGCTCACCATCATCACACCTACTTCTGCTATGCCTGAAACAAGAAAGAACATCAGGAACCAGAAAGCTTTGGGGGAAACTGAACTGAACTGAATCAAACTGTACCATAAGCATTGGCGATGTGAGTTGTGCTTCTGAAGATGGAGACAACGAGTATGCACATGATCATCAAGAACCAGTTGATGACGGGGATGTAGATCTGACCCATCCGTTTCCTAGAAGTGTGGATTATCTTCAGCCTCGGGAAGCAACCGAGAGCCATGGCTTGTTTGACGCATGAGAAAGTCGCGGAGATCATGGCTTGGCTCGCTATCATTGCTGCTAATGTCGCAATCACAAACACAGGCCAGAACAAACTCTctgcattttcaaaaaaaacttcagTTTACTGTGCATATTACCACATGAACAAATAATATGTTGAATCATTTTACCAGGGACTGAATCATAGAATATGCGAGCTGAGGCATCAGGATGCTGTGTTAGATAAGCAGCTTGGCCCATGTAAGCTAAGAGGAGGCATGGGAACACGACGCAAGTGAATGCCATCTGATCCAAATACCACTATTATAGCcatcatcaataaaatcattaatgatcaAGAAAGTGGTGCTAACCTGTATAGAACGAACTGAGAAATGTCCCAAATCTGCAAACATTGCTTCGGCTCCTGTAATGCATAAGACACATCCACCAAGAGCAGACCAAGCTTGCTTGCTATTCTTGTTGAAGAACAAGACGATGTAATACGGGTTCAGTGCTCTTATGACGGTGATGTTGTACTTCAACAGATTGTAGATTCCAATAGAACCGAGTGAGAAGAACCAGAGCGCCAGAACTGGAGCAAACAGAAACCCCACTTTACCCGTCCCAAACCGTTGTATGCTGAACAAAGCCACGAGGATCACAATCGAAGACAGAACCAATGCATCTGACACACAACAAGATTGTATATGTAAaagatcaaaaataaaatcaaaacgaTGTtgcatatacatataaaaaagaGAGATCATGTGATAGTAATAACCCACTTGTTCCAAAACCTTCAACTTCACCTTGTAAACCACTCATTGCAGACATCACTGCATAATAACCAAAAAGCCAAAATGTTACACCATATGAATCCAAATCATTTGGGAAACTCTATTCCAGTAAACACAGACTCACCTGACATAGCTGGTGTGAGAATCCCATCGCCAATAATCATGGAAGTTCCCATTAGTACTAAAAGCAGaagaagagttttcaaataCCCTTTTGTCTCTAAAGCTTCTTTAATGCTTAAAGCTCGTTCCAGCTCAGGGGTTGGGAGTTTAAGCCTAAAACTCGAGATCTGCTCATCCGCAGGTTGCTGATTTGGCAGCTTATTCACCTTCGCATACCTACAAATCAACGAATACAACGCAAACGTTCCTcctgcacacacacacacacacacacatatacttAGAACCACATAACACcactttttacaaaaaaaaaacaaggattAGGGATGTAATATTATTACCTTCGCCATTGTCGTTGGCTTTAAGGACAACAAAGACATACTTTGCTAAAGGAATGACAGCAATGGTGTAGATAACGAGAGACAAGGCACCAAGAACATCAACTTCTGATCTGATAGGAACTTTACTGAAGACATCACTAAACACATACAAAGGGCTTGTTCCCATGTCTCCATACACAACACCTAACGTCTGAAACGCTATCCCAATCGTACCCAAAAGTGATATATCCTTTCATTACAAACCAAAGTTGGATTATTATTATagtcaataacaaaaaaaaaaggaaaaatcaaaacttttcaATCTAAAAATCAGACCTTGAGATCGTGGCCATGAACACCTGCAATTTCCATAGCTTCAACATCAAGAGAGTCAGCTCTTTTGGGCTTTTTCATGAGTCTTCTCCTCAAGTTCCCAAAACTATAGTCTGCAACATCTTTGAACTCCGGAAACGGCAGCGTTTCGGAGCCGACTTCGCTTCCGTCGACCCATCTCCGGTCACTGCTACTTCCGGTGCCAACACGTCTCAAGCTGGTGTTGCTGCTTGCTTCTTCGATCCTATCTTCTTCATCCATTGCCAGATTCTCACAAACGCAAAGATTTTGAGTTTGGTTGGAGGAAGTGTTTTAGCAGAGTTTTGgattggtttcttcttcttcttcaatgattTTTATTGGGTGAATGTGACTTCAATGACAGTCTCTCTCACGGGTAACATGTTTAAGAGTTACGGCTAAGAAACTGACAAAAGGTCTGATTGATCATTTTGAATTCTTTAAAATAACTCTATATAAACGTCACCACTAgaataatatatttcttttttgtgTTTCTCGATTCTGTATCCTCCCAAACGTTATCTTTTATTTGTCTATTTACTTTACTGCACTCTTTATGGTTTCAGACTCTGGGTTTTGATTAGTGGGAAAACTACAGATACAAACATGAGAAACTAAGGCtgattgtttgtattttttgcTTTAGGTTTTGGCTTATGTTTctcaaaaaaactatttttcatctaattaagtttttagttttggtttttgtaaaaactatgtgttttgccaaatattttaataaatagattttctaaaatttactaaaatttagggaaactagtttttgagaaaattaaccAATTtacgaagaaaaacaaaaaaaaaaaaagaaaaacaacatttatgagtttttatataaaaacgatttttttcctttttctagaaaatgttatattttattaaataaatactaTTGTCATAAAGATAAATTCCATACATGTTTTTGTAcataagatatttatatataataataattaaccgtaaacaattagttattaaatgcataaataaaattattgaataatttaaaaaattactacAACACTAgacaataactaaaatataaaaacataatttttttaattaataatgtatatatttattttgaaaaaaaaattaccattcaatttttaaaaattaaaatagtttatataggaaaaaattgtaaacagtttcaaatttttaatttatttttttgtaatttatatatattatgattgctatttagtataatataagttttttataaaaatataatgattaaatttttaatgtattttatttttaaataatactcccaatattatgataaattttaatggtgacttctaaatattttattgctttttattgtattatgtAAAGTAATGTATTTactttttcttgaaaattgaaaaatacagcaaaaccaaaaactaaaaaccaaaaccaaaaaccaaaagctgaaaatcaaaa
The Brassica napus cultivar Da-Ae chromosome A1, Da-Ae, whole genome shotgun sequence DNA segment above includes these coding regions:
- the LOC106450078 gene encoding putative potassium transporter 12, producing MDEEDRIEEASSNTSLRRVGTGSSSDRRWVDGSEVGSETLPFPEFKDVADYSFGNLRRRLMKKPKRADSLDVEAMEIAGVHGHDLKDISLLGTIGIAFQTLGVVYGDMGTSPLYVFSDVFSKVPIRSEVDVLGALSLVIYTIAVIPLAKYVFVVLKANDNGEGGTFALYSLICRYAKVNKLPNQQPADEQISSFRLKLPTPELERALSIKEALETKGYLKTLLLLLVLMGTSMIIGDGILTPAMSVMSAMSGLQGEVEGFGTNALVLSSIVILVALFSIQRFGTGKVGFLFAPVLALWFFSLGSIGIYNLLKYNITVIRALNPYYIVLFFNKNSKQAWSALGGCVLCITGAEAMFADLGHFSVRSIQMAFTCVVFPCLLLAYMGQAAYLTQHPDASARIFYDSVPESLFWPVFVIATLAAMIASQAMISATFSCVKQAMALGCFPRLKIIHTSRKRMGQIYIPVINWFLMIMCILVVSIFRSTTHIANAYGIAEVGVMMVSTVLVTLVMLLIWQTNLFLALCFPLVFGSVETIYLLAVLTKILEGGWVPLVFATFFLTIMYIWNYGSVLKYQSEVRERISMDFMRELGSTLGTIRIPGIGLLYNELVQGIPSIFGQFLLTLPAIHSTIVFVCIKYVPVPVVPQEERFLFRRVCPKDYHMFRCIARYGYKDVRKEDSRVFEQLLIESLEKFLRCEALEDALESTLTDFDPDRVSVASDSYTDDLMAPLIRRGKRSEPEAEQELETDVLPSSSVGASMEEDPALEYELAALREATDSGLTYLLAHGDVRAKKNSIFLKKLVINYLYAFLRRNCRAGAANLTVPHMNILQAGMTYMV